The following are from one region of the Litorilinea aerophila genome:
- a CDS encoding iron-containing alcohol dehydrogenase produces MNFEFATATRILFGPGVLEAGIDAAAGLGARALVVTGRHTERAIPLLDGLQARGVESQVFPISGEPDVRQVQEGVAEARRFKAAFVVGMGGGSAIDAGKAIAALLTNPGDPLDYLEVVGRGQPLQEPSAPFVAIPTTAGTGAEVTRNAVLAVPAERVKVSLRSPHMLPRLAVVDPMLTLSLPPAVTASTGLDALTQCLEPFVSIQANPLTDAIARLGLQRAARSLRRAYSHGEDASAREDMALASLCGGLALANARLGAVHGLAGVLGGMFPIPHGVICARLLPLVMEVNLRALAQRQPDSPIRARYDEVARILTGNPAADAADGVAWVEALCADLQVPSLGAPNWTPGLGVADIPAVVEKAQRSSSMKGNPLPLTDEELAEILSRAL; encoded by the coding sequence ATGAACTTTGAATTTGCCACCGCCACCCGCATCCTGTTTGGACCTGGGGTACTGGAGGCGGGGATCGACGCGGCGGCCGGGTTGGGGGCGCGGGCCCTGGTGGTGACCGGCCGCCATACGGAGCGGGCCATCCCGCTGCTGGATGGGCTCCAGGCCCGGGGTGTGGAGAGCCAGGTCTTTCCCATCTCTGGGGAGCCGGACGTTCGCCAGGTGCAGGAAGGGGTGGCGGAGGCCCGCCGGTTCAAGGCTGCCTTCGTGGTGGGGATGGGCGGCGGCAGCGCCATCGATGCAGGCAAGGCCATCGCCGCTTTGCTCACCAATCCGGGCGATCCCCTGGATTACCTGGAGGTGGTGGGGCGGGGTCAGCCCCTTCAAGAGCCCTCCGCCCCCTTTGTGGCCATCCCCACCACGGCCGGCACCGGCGCGGAGGTGACCCGGAACGCGGTGCTGGCCGTCCCCGCGGAGCGGGTGAAGGTCAGCCTGCGCAGCCCCCACATGCTACCCCGGCTGGCCGTGGTCGACCCCATGCTCACCCTCTCCCTGCCCCCTGCCGTGACCGCCAGTACCGGCCTGGACGCTCTGACCCAATGCCTGGAGCCCTTCGTTTCCATCCAGGCCAATCCGCTGACCGATGCCATCGCCCGGCTGGGGCTCCAGCGGGCGGCCCGTTCCCTGCGGCGGGCATACAGCCACGGCGAGGATGCGTCGGCCCGGGAGGACATGGCACTGGCCAGCCTCTGCGGCGGCCTGGCCCTGGCCAACGCCAGGCTGGGCGCGGTGCATGGCCTGGCCGGTGTCCTTGGCGGCATGTTTCCCATCCCCCATGGCGTCATCTGCGCCCGGCTCCTGCCCCTGGTCATGGAGGTGAACCTCCGTGCCCTGGCCCAGCGCCAGCCAGATTCGCCCATCCGGGCCCGCTACGACGAGGTGGCCCGGATCCTCACGGGCAACCCGGCGGCCGACGCGGCTGACGGTGTGGCCTGGGTGGAGGCCCTCTGCGCGGATCTGCAGGTGCCTTCCCTGGGCGCACCCAACTGGACGCCTGGGCTTGGGGTGGCGGACATTCCCGCGGTGGTGGAGAAAGCCCAGCGTTCCAGCAGTATGAAGGGCAACCCCCTGCCGCTGACCGATGAGGAACTGGCCGAGATTCTGTCCCGCGCCCTGTAG
- a CDS encoding BNR-4 repeat-containing protein, with protein sequence MITLNAKADGYRGIWYMNQPTGDEYVFKYSGGLGTYCAKHSPFAVYCPAVEKTFFCYGGTTANSHLGYTAEDLREGRQLERPRPGFLLHMVSYFDHGSGLVPRPTILLDKGTADAHDNPVLAVDREGHLWIFSTSHGRSRPSFIHRSLRPYDIDAFQPVAARWQNPGGESTPVDNFSYLQMATVPDGGFVGCFTRYRDPAIRTLFTLRSRDGMVWEQRRLAAIEEGHYQISTFQHGRLATAFNMHPAGKGLNWRTNLYYMASDDLGETWHSADGRRLELPLTAAHNPALVHDYQAEGRNVYLKDIQLDDAGHPVILYLTSGGYRPGPEDGPRIWHTARWTGSDWEIRPVFQSDSNYDMGSLYLEAPDRWRIIAPALPGPQPYNPGGEVGMWLSHDQGRSWTLARQITHHSPYNHTYVRRPLQAHPGFYALWADGHGRQPSPSRLYFCDQDGQAYRLPPMMDDAVAMPLPLPPEDAALPPPR encoded by the coding sequence ATGATAACCCTCAACGCGAAGGCGGACGGCTACCGGGGCATCTGGTACATGAACCAGCCCACCGGCGACGAGTATGTCTTCAAGTACAGCGGCGGCCTGGGCACCTACTGCGCCAAGCACAGCCCCTTCGCCGTCTACTGTCCAGCTGTGGAGAAGACTTTCTTCTGTTACGGGGGGACCACGGCCAACAGCCATCTGGGCTACACGGCGGAAGATCTGCGGGAAGGACGCCAGCTGGAGCGACCCCGTCCCGGCTTCTTGCTCCACATGGTCTCCTACTTCGACCATGGGAGCGGCCTGGTGCCCAGGCCCACCATCCTGCTGGACAAAGGGACAGCTGACGCCCACGACAACCCGGTGCTGGCTGTGGACAGGGAGGGGCATCTCTGGATCTTCTCCACCTCCCACGGCCGCAGCCGTCCGTCCTTCATCCACCGCAGCCTGCGGCCCTATGACATCGACGCCTTCCAGCCGGTGGCAGCCCGCTGGCAGAACCCAGGCGGGGAATCAACGCCCGTGGACAACTTCTCCTACCTGCAGATGGCCACGGTGCCCGACGGCGGGTTTGTGGGCTGCTTCACCCGCTATCGGGACCCCGCGATCCGGACCCTCTTCACGTTGCGCAGCCGGGATGGCATGGTCTGGGAGCAGCGACGCCTGGCCGCCATCGAAGAGGGACACTACCAGATCAGTACCTTCCAGCATGGCCGGCTGGCCACTGCCTTCAACATGCACCCGGCTGGCAAGGGCCTGAACTGGCGCACCAACCTTTATTACATGGCCAGCGACGATCTGGGAGAAACCTGGCACTCGGCCGACGGCCGGCGCCTGGAGCTTCCCCTGACCGCGGCCCATAACCCGGCCCTGGTCCACGACTACCAGGCGGAGGGGCGCAACGTCTACCTCAAGGATATCCAGCTCGACGACGCGGGCCACCCTGTCATCCTCTACCTGACCAGCGGCGGGTACAGGCCCGGCCCCGAAGATGGCCCCCGCATCTGGCATACGGCCCGCTGGACCGGCAGCGACTGGGAGATCCGGCCCGTCTTCCAGTCGGACAGCAACTACGACATGGGCTCCCTCTACCTGGAGGCGCCCGACCGGTGGCGGATCATCGCGCCGGCCCTGCCCGGCCCCCAACCGTACAACCCGGGTGGTGAGGTGGGCATGTGGCTCAGCCACGATCAGGGGCGGAGCTGGACCCTGGCGCGCCAGATCACCCATCACAGCCCCTACAACCACACCTACGTCCGCCGTCCCCTCCAGGCCCACCCTGGCTTCTACGCCCTGTGGGCCGACGGTCACGGACGCCAACCTTCCCCCTCCCGCCTCTACTTTTGCGATCAGGACGGCCAGGCGTATCGGCTGCCGCCGATGATGGACGACGCGGTGGCAATGCCGCTGCCCCTCCCCCCTGAGGATGCTGCCCTCCCCCCACCTCGTTAA
- a CDS encoding DUF368 domain-containing protein, with protein sequence METSATKVGVAARPVRSRALLDYLGLVARGFLMGSADVVPGVSGGTMAFILGIYEELIQSIRMVGRPEFVRAVLGLRIRQALELVNAAFLAAILAGIVLAVVTLAPGIEWLLLHQPVLLWSFFFGLVLASVFTVSKRIRRWTPGLWLSLAVGMVGAYLLVGMVPVQTPETWWFLFLSGALAICAMILPGISGSFILVLLGKYQFFVSAVNQRDLVSLALAGMGAAVGLVSFAQVLGWLFKRYHDPTVALLTGLMLGSLRKVWPWKETVAFITDRHGAILPTVERNILPPLTVQGAFNLEILYALGLALVGFGLVMLIDRWAQQER encoded by the coding sequence ATGGAAACCAGTGCAACCAAGGTGGGTGTAGCTGCCCGACCGGTCCGGTCCCGGGCCCTGCTGGATTATCTGGGTCTGGTGGCCCGAGGATTCCTCATGGGCAGCGCCGATGTGGTGCCGGGCGTTTCCGGCGGCACCATGGCCTTTATTTTGGGTATCTATGAGGAGCTGATCCAGAGCATCCGCATGGTGGGCCGGCCAGAATTTGTGCGGGCGGTGTTGGGCCTGCGGATTCGGCAGGCGCTGGAGCTGGTCAACGCGGCCTTCCTGGCCGCGATCCTGGCCGGGATTGTCCTGGCCGTGGTGACCCTGGCGCCCGGCATCGAATGGCTGCTGCTTCACCAGCCTGTCCTCCTGTGGAGCTTCTTTTTCGGGCTGGTGCTGGCCTCGGTTTTCACGGTCAGCAAACGGATCCGCCGCTGGACGCCGGGCCTCTGGCTTTCCCTGGCGGTGGGGATGGTAGGCGCCTATCTGCTGGTGGGCATGGTGCCGGTGCAGACGCCAGAGACCTGGTGGTTCCTCTTTCTGAGCGGCGCCCTGGCCATCTGTGCCATGATCCTGCCGGGCATCTCCGGCTCGTTCATCCTGGTGCTGTTGGGAAAGTACCAGTTCTTCGTCAGTGCAGTCAACCAGCGAGATCTGGTCAGCCTGGCCCTGGCGGGAATGGGCGCGGCCGTGGGGCTGGTGAGTTTCGCCCAGGTGTTGGGATGGCTCTTCAAACGCTATCACGACCCGACGGTGGCGCTTCTCACCGGCCTGATGCTGGGCAGCCTGCGCAAGGTCTGGCCGTGGAAGGAGACGGTGGCCTTCATCACCGACCGCCACGGGGCCATCCTGCCCACCGTGGAACGCAACATATTGCCGCCGCTGACCGTCCAGGGGGCTTTCAACCTGGAGATCCTGTACGCCCTGGGCCTGGCGTTGGTGGGCTTCGGGCTGGTGATGCTGATCGACCGATGGGCGCAGCAGGAGCGGTGA
- a CDS encoding iron-sulfur cluster-binding protein, which translates to MDLSGHVNLPLAATIQAIRRDNYRTKTFVLDARLDARPGQFVMAWLPRFDEKPFSLVNADPVTLMVTAVGPFTGLLHEKRAGDRIWIRGPFGQGFQVPTHHQHIALVGGGYGVAPLYWLARAQSGQTPQITTIIGARTAADVLYAHHFQLFEQIPLQAVPEGDATAIRTMTRHQVMITTEDGSLGQPGRVTDALEPLLAAGQVDGIYACGPHGMLAALEALGARYGVPCQLSWEAYMRCAVGICGACEHDGRLLCLDGPVLHGP; encoded by the coding sequence ATGGACCTATCCGGACATGTCAACCTGCCGCTGGCAGCCACCATCCAGGCCATCCGCCGGGACAACTACCGGACCAAGACCTTCGTGCTGGATGCCCGCCTGGACGCTCGCCCGGGCCAGTTTGTGATGGCCTGGCTCCCCCGTTTTGATGAAAAGCCCTTCTCCCTGGTCAACGCCGACCCGGTGACCCTGATGGTCACAGCGGTGGGTCCCTTCACCGGCCTGCTACACGAAAAACGTGCCGGCGACCGCATCTGGATCCGGGGGCCCTTCGGCCAGGGCTTCCAGGTGCCCACCCACCACCAACACATCGCCCTGGTGGGTGGCGGCTATGGCGTGGCCCCCCTCTACTGGCTGGCTCGCGCCCAAAGTGGACAGACGCCCCAGATCACCACCATCATCGGCGCCCGCACCGCGGCCGACGTGCTCTATGCCCATCACTTCCAGCTCTTTGAACAGATCCCCCTCCAGGCTGTGCCCGAGGGGGACGCCACGGCCATCCGCACCATGACCCGCCACCAGGTAATGATCACCACGGAGGACGGCTCCCTGGGCCAACCGGGACGGGTCACCGACGCGCTGGAGCCCCTGCTGGCCGCGGGGCAGGTGGACGGCATCTACGCCTGCGGTCCCCACGGCATGCTGGCCGCGCTGGAAGCCCTGGGTGCCCGCTATGGCGTGCCCTGCCAGTTGAGCTGGGAAGCCTACATGCGCTGCGCGGTGGGCATCTGTGGCGCCTGTGAACACGACGGTCGACTCCTCTGCCTGGACGGCCCGGTGCTCCATGGCCCATAG
- a CDS encoding class I SAM-dependent methyltransferase, whose protein sequence is MDPRAAWNRASPDYLARYQRTDVPIHYGPWGPDEEQVRLLGPVQGKRILELGCGGGHISVALARQGAEVTGVDISDAQVAAARALAQEVGVPVRFLRAAMEALEGLPDATWDLILSIYALHYVAEVDSCLAACHRLLRPGGRLIFSLDHPFRNCFFDVEEQEMVSYPVRSYFQAEGLHWRFGVEQVPMQTYHRPLSAWLDTIHGAGFQLLHLLEPPPDPALVAQEWPEDSPLAPLALIPQTVIFVARRPAA, encoded by the coding sequence ATGGACCCGCGGGCGGCCTGGAATCGGGCCAGCCCGGACTATCTGGCGCGCTACCAGCGCACCGATGTGCCGATCCACTATGGGCCGTGGGGACCGGACGAAGAGCAGGTCCGGCTGCTGGGTCCGGTGCAGGGGAAGCGCATTCTGGAGCTGGGTTGCGGCGGCGGCCACATCAGCGTGGCCCTGGCACGCCAGGGGGCAGAGGTCACCGGCGTGGACATCAGCGACGCGCAGGTGGCCGCGGCCCGGGCGCTGGCCCAGGAGGTCGGCGTACCGGTACGGTTCCTCCGGGCGGCCATGGAGGCCCTGGAGGGATTGCCCGACGCTACCTGGGACCTGATCCTGAGCATCTACGCCCTGCACTACGTGGCGGAGGTCGACTCCTGCCTGGCTGCCTGCCATCGCCTGTTGCGCCCAGGGGGACGGCTCATCTTCAGCCTGGACCATCCCTTTCGCAACTGTTTCTTCGACGTCGAGGAGCAGGAGATGGTCAGCTACCCGGTGCGCAGCTACTTCCAGGCGGAGGGCTTGCACTGGCGCTTCGGTGTGGAGCAGGTACCCATGCAGACCTACCATCGCCCCCTCTCTGCCTGGCTGGACACCATCCACGGGGCAGGCTTTCAGCTGCTCCACCTGTTGGAACCGCCGCCGGATCCGGCCCTGGTGGCCCAGGAATGGCCCGAGGATAGCCCGCTGGCTCCACTGGCCCTCATCCCCCAGACGGTGATTTTCGTGGCTCGGCGACCCGCTGCGTGA
- a CDS encoding Gfo/Idh/MocA family protein, translated as MKQLALVGCAHIHTPGFVKRLQARSDVQVKTVWDHQPARAEKWAAELGAATAADVDAIWADDQIEAVIICSETNRHEPLVLAAAAAGKHLFVEKPLGMGAADAYAMADAIDRAGVLFQTGYFQRGNPVHRFLKEQIEQGHFGRITRLRHSNCHSGSLGDWFTPEWLWMTDPAQAGVGAFGDLGTHSLDIMLWLLGEDVRQVTASVHVATGRYGDCDEYGEGLLEFGDGTVGSLAAGWVDVAHPVNLILSGTEGHAYVSNGQLYFKSSHVPGADGEQPWTDLPEPWPHAFELFLDAVVGKPDVPLVGAQEAAVRSAVMEALYQGASTHRWVAPSLR; from the coding sequence ATGAAGCAGCTTGCCCTGGTGGGGTGTGCCCACATCCACACCCCCGGTTTTGTCAAACGCCTTCAGGCCCGCTCCGATGTGCAGGTAAAGACCGTCTGGGACCACCAGCCGGCTCGGGCCGAGAAGTGGGCCGCGGAACTGGGCGCGGCCACCGCCGCCGATGTGGACGCCATCTGGGCGGACGACCAGATCGAGGCCGTCATCATCTGCTCCGAGACGAACCGCCACGAGCCCCTGGTGCTGGCCGCGGCGGCCGCCGGGAAGCACCTCTTCGTGGAGAAGCCCCTGGGCATGGGCGCAGCCGATGCCTACGCCATGGCCGACGCCATCGACCGGGCCGGCGTCCTCTTCCAGACGGGCTACTTCCAGCGGGGAAATCCGGTCCACCGCTTCCTGAAAGAACAGATTGAACAGGGCCACTTCGGCCGCATCACCCGCCTGCGCCACAGCAACTGCCACAGTGGCTCCCTGGGCGACTGGTTCACGCCCGAATGGCTCTGGATGACTGACCCCGCCCAGGCAGGCGTGGGTGCCTTCGGTGATCTGGGCACCCATTCCCTGGACATCATGCTCTGGCTGCTGGGGGAAGATGTGCGCCAGGTCACAGCCAGCGTCCACGTGGCCACCGGCCGCTACGGCGACTGCGACGAGTACGGCGAGGGGTTGCTGGAGTTCGGAGATGGCACCGTGGGCAGCCTGGCCGCGGGCTGGGTGGACGTGGCCCATCCGGTGAACCTGATCCTGAGCGGCACCGAGGGCCATGCCTACGTCAGCAACGGCCAGCTCTACTTCAAGAGCAGCCATGTGCCCGGCGCCGATGGCGAACAGCCCTGGACCGACCTGCCCGAGCCCTGGCCCCATGCCTTCGAGCTCTTCCTGGACGCGGTGGTGGGCAAGCCCGACGTGCCCCTGGTCGGCGCGCAGGAGGCCGCGGTGCGCAGCGCGGTGATGGAGGCCCTCTATCAGGGCGCCTCTACCCACCGTTGGGTGGCGCCGTCCCTGCGATGA
- a CDS encoding nucleotidyltransferase family protein, which yields MRSSHPPIRVAAVVAAAGRSQRMGQLKQLLPWGETTVIAAVVQNLAAAGAEPVVCVLGHRREEVAQALANTPAHLVHNEEYRQGEMLSSYQAGVRHLLEQGEPLAGTLLALGDQPHIPVDIIRAVVEQAQRTPHQPVVPSYAMRRGHPFYLPAVLWPELLALGPEETLRALMRRRQDIVYVPVESDAILRDMDTPDEYQTLQEQLRKSQGRKMGTP from the coding sequence ATGAGATCGTCCCATCCGCCCATCCGGGTGGCGGCTGTGGTGGCGGCCGCGGGGCGCAGCCAACGCATGGGCCAGCTCAAGCAGCTTCTGCCGTGGGGAGAGACCACGGTGATCGCGGCGGTGGTCCAAAACCTGGCCGCCGCCGGCGCGGAACCGGTGGTCTGTGTCCTGGGCCATCGCCGGGAGGAGGTGGCCCAGGCCCTGGCCAACACGCCAGCCCACCTGGTCCACAATGAAGAGTATCGCCAGGGCGAAATGCTCAGCTCCTACCAGGCCGGCGTGCGCCACCTGTTGGAGCAAGGAGAGCCCCTGGCCGGGACCCTGCTGGCCCTGGGCGATCAGCCCCACATCCCGGTGGACATCATCCGGGCCGTGGTGGAACAGGCCCAACGGACGCCCCATCAGCCGGTGGTGCCCAGCTACGCCATGCGCCGAGGGCATCCCTTCTACCTGCCCGCCGTCCTCTGGCCGGAGCTGCTGGCCCTGGGACCGGAGGAGACCCTGCGGGCCCTCATGCGCCGCCGGCAGGACATCGTCTACGTCCCGGTGGAAAGCGACGCCATCCTGCGGGACATGGACACACCGGACGAGTACCAGACGCTGCAGGAGCAGCTCCGAAAATCCCAGGGTCGGAAAATGGGAACGCCCTGA
- a CDS encoding XdhC family protein, whose amino-acid sequence MNQPILQALLNALRHHESVVLLSVTHGEGRYADAVGRHCLLWSDPARGVVGDLGLGELADQVYADARQALAARQHRHLRYRDAEGSVQIFAEVQAQPPHLLIVGAGHIAVPLAAMGKLCDFQVTVLDDRPQYAHPARFPTADQVIAGPFRPELRKLREQGMLDEHTYIVLVTRGHQHDVDCLVEVLDDPLAYIGMIGSQRRIRAVFQLLESEQGIPPEKFDRVYAPIGLDIGAQTPAEIAVCIMAEIINVMRGGPAVSLSEQIRRERQQRRERLTART is encoded by the coding sequence ATGAACCAACCGATCTTGCAGGCGCTGCTGAACGCCCTGCGCCACCACGAGTCTGTCGTCCTGCTCAGTGTGACCCACGGCGAGGGACGCTATGCCGACGCGGTCGGTCGCCACTGCCTCCTCTGGAGTGACCCGGCCCGTGGGGTGGTGGGAGACCTGGGCCTGGGCGAGCTGGCCGACCAGGTGTACGCGGATGCCCGCCAGGCCCTGGCCGCTCGCCAGCATCGGCATCTGCGCTATCGGGACGCCGAGGGGAGCGTCCAGATCTTTGCCGAAGTCCAGGCCCAGCCGCCCCACCTGCTCATCGTGGGCGCCGGCCACATCGCGGTGCCCCTGGCCGCCATGGGCAAACTCTGTGACTTCCAGGTCACGGTGCTGGACGACCGGCCCCAATACGCCCACCCCGCCCGCTTCCCCACCGCGGACCAGGTCATCGCCGGCCCCTTCCGCCCCGAACTGCGCAAGCTGCGGGAACAGGGGATGCTGGACGAGCATACCTACATCGTGCTGGTGACCCGGGGACATCAACACGACGTGGACTGCCTGGTGGAGGTGCTGGACGACCCCCTGGCCTACATCGGCATGATCGGCAGCCAGCGACGCATCCGGGCGGTCTTCCAACTGCTGGAAAGCGAACAAGGCATCCCGCCGGAAAAGTTCGACCGGGTCTACGCCCCCATCGGCCTGGACATCGGCGCGCAGACGCCCGCGGAGATCGCGGTCTGCATCATGGCCGAAATCATCAACGTCATGCGGGGCGGGCCGGCCGTCTCCCTCAGCGAACAGATCCGTCGGGAACGACAGCAGCGGCGGGAACGGCTCACGGCTCGCACCTGA
- a CDS encoding sugar phosphate isomerase/epimerase family protein translates to MDRKRSLRMFPNLNTGAIGVRASLAETLEYARQHGFKGVDFSITEAAELAQAHGVAYVRDLFDAAGVQPGSWGLPVDYRQDAATWRAGLEQLPALANLAQELGCLRTATWILPCDDERDFQANFHFHLERLRPIAQILSEYGCRFGLEFIGPKTLRRSRKYGFIHTLEGMRALAAAIGTGNVGLLLDIWHLYTSHGTLDDVRELTNDDVVVVHVNDAPAGIPVDEQVDNVRALPGETGVLDIVGFLQTLQAIGYDGPVTAEPFSQRLREMPPDQAVQETATAMQQVWQAAGLSW, encoded by the coding sequence ATGGACCGAAAACGGAGCCTGCGCATGTTTCCCAACCTGAACACCGGCGCCATCGGGGTCCGCGCCTCCCTGGCAGAGACCCTGGAATACGCCCGCCAACATGGCTTCAAGGGCGTCGACTTTTCCATCACCGAGGCGGCGGAGCTGGCCCAGGCCCACGGCGTCGCCTACGTCCGAGACCTGTTCGACGCCGCCGGCGTCCAGCCCGGCTCGTGGGGCCTGCCTGTGGACTACCGCCAGGATGCCGCCACCTGGCGGGCCGGACTGGAGCAGCTGCCCGCCCTGGCCAACCTGGCCCAGGAGCTGGGCTGCCTGCGCACCGCCACCTGGATCCTTCCCTGCGATGATGAGCGGGATTTCCAGGCCAACTTCCACTTCCATCTGGAGCGGCTGCGCCCCATCGCCCAGATCCTGAGCGAGTATGGCTGTCGCTTCGGCCTGGAGTTCATCGGCCCCAAGACCCTGCGCCGCTCCCGCAAATATGGCTTCATCCACACCCTGGAAGGCATGCGCGCCCTGGCCGCGGCCATCGGCACCGGCAACGTGGGCCTGCTTCTGGACATCTGGCACCTCTACACCTCCCACGGCACCCTGGATGACGTCCGGGAGCTGACCAACGACGACGTGGTGGTGGTCCACGTCAACGACGCGCCGGCGGGCATTCCGGTCGACGAACAGGTGGACAACGTGCGGGCCCTACCCGGCGAGACCGGCGTGCTGGACATCGTGGGCTTCCTGCAGACCCTGCAGGCCATTGGCTACGATGGGCCGGTGACGGCCGAGCCCTTCAGCCAGCGCCTGCGGGAGATGCCGCCTGACCAGGCAGTGCAGGAGACCGCCACCGCCATGCAACAGGTCTGGCAGGCAGCCGGCCTCTCCTGGTAA
- a CDS encoding XdhC family protein has protein sequence MASATIYQHLQQLLDQGLTVAVATITDVKGSVPREVGAKMIIHPYGQHVGTIGGGCGEADVIRVGLDVIQDGQPRNVQVDLTEEISMNSLGVCGGIMNVFVEPWRPQTGDVSTTEAAPSAAN, from the coding sequence ATGGCATCTGCCACCATTTATCAACATTTACAGCAGCTACTGGACCAGGGCCTGACCGTCGCCGTGGCCACCATCACCGACGTCAAGGGTTCCGTACCCCGGGAGGTCGGCGCCAAAATGATCATCCACCCCTACGGCCAGCATGTGGGCACCATCGGCGGCGGCTGTGGTGAGGCCGACGTCATCCGGGTCGGGCTGGATGTGATCCAGGACGGCCAGCCCCGCAACGTCCAGGTGGACCTGACCGAGGAGATCTCCATGAACAGCCTGGGTGTCTGCGGCGGCATCATGAACGTCTTTGTCGAGCCCTGGCGTCCGCAGACTGGCGACGTATCCACCACCGAAGCCGCCCCATCCGCGGCCAACTGA
- a CDS encoding oxidoreductase has translation MAEPLLQGKVILVTGSTTGIGEATARRCVAEGARVFVHGRDEERARAVCRELGGDSHYYIGDLGDPAHCEGVVAAAVAHFGRLDGVVNNAALTTRSNLETTDAATFDRIVAVNLRAPLLIIRAAVPHFRRQGGGAVVNIGSVNALAGEPNLLAYSAAKGGLATMSRNLANALAEERIRINHLNVGWVATPNEIALKQREGLPPGWEKHVPKTYAPTGRLLAPEEVAAHIVFWLSDLSAPANGVVYELEQYSMIGRNLAKEDNWPTG, from the coding sequence GTGGCTGAACCATTGTTGCAGGGGAAAGTCATCCTGGTGACCGGCTCCACCACAGGCATCGGCGAGGCCACCGCCCGGCGTTGCGTGGCCGAGGGGGCCCGGGTCTTTGTGCACGGTCGCGACGAAGAGCGGGCCCGGGCGGTCTGCCGGGAGTTGGGCGGCGACAGCCACTACTACATCGGCGACCTGGGCGATCCGGCCCACTGTGAAGGGGTGGTGGCCGCAGCGGTGGCCCACTTCGGCCGCCTGGACGGCGTGGTGAACAACGCCGCGCTGACCACCCGCAGCAACCTGGAGACCACCGACGCCGCTACCTTCGACCGCATCGTGGCGGTGAATCTACGCGCGCCGCTGCTCATCATCCGGGCCGCGGTGCCCCACTTTCGCCGGCAGGGGGGCGGTGCGGTGGTGAACATCGGCTCGGTCAATGCCCTGGCCGGCGAGCCCAACCTGCTGGCCTACTCCGCGGCCAAAGGCGGCCTGGCCACCATGTCCCGCAACCTGGCCAACGCCCTGGCCGAGGAGCGCATCCGCATCAACCACCTGAACGTGGGCTGGGTGGCCACCCCCAACGAAATTGCCCTGAAACAGCGGGAGGGCCTGCCGCCCGGCTGGGAAAAGCACGTGCCCAAGACCTACGCGCCCACCGGCCGCCTGTTGGCCCCAGAGGAAGTGGCCGCGCACATCGTCTTCTGGCTCTCCGACCTGTCGGCCCCAGCCAACGGCGTGGTCTACGAACTGGAGCAATATTCCATGATCGGGCGCAACCTGGCCAAGGAAGACAACTGGCCCACCGGGTGA